In a genomic window of Oncorhynchus kisutch isolate 150728-3 linkage group LG9, Okis_V2, whole genome shotgun sequence:
- the LOC109896814 gene encoding spexin translates to MKGVRTITAYALALLLLVTLVSHSWSAPKGSFQRRNWSPQAMLYLKGTQGRRFISEDRKEGDVYDTLHLETRSQNTEKLSVNQAATVLLNFLQQAKEDGEENPEQLYFQDLPAWKREYF, encoded by the exons ATGAAG GGTGTGAGGACTATTACAGCTTATGCACTTGCTCTTTTACTTCTGGTAACGCTCGTCTCCCATTCGTGGAGCGCACCGAAGGGCAGTTTCCAGAGGAGAAATTGGTCACCTCAGGCAATGCTGTACCTCAAGGGCACCC AGGGACGGCGGTTTATCAGCGAGGACAGGAAAGAGGGAGACGTATATGACACATTACATTTAG AGACTCGGAGTCAAAACACAGAGAAACTCAGTGTGAACCAGGCAGCCACAGTCCTGCTCAATTTCCTGCAGCAAGCCAAGGAGGATG GAGAAGAAAATCCTGAACAGCTGTACTTTCAAGACTTGCCGGCATGGAAAAGAGAGTACTTCTGA
- the LOC109896815 gene encoding vesicle transport protein GOT1B-like has protein sequence MISLTDSQKIGMGLTGFGVFFLFFGMILFFDKALLAIGNILFVAGLSFVIGLERTFRFFFQKHKMKATSFFLGGVLIVLIGWPIVGVVLEVYGFFLLFRGFFPVAVGFIRRIPILGSLLNLPFISGFVDKVGESNTMV, from the exons ATGATCTCTCTAACGGACTCACAGA AGATCGGAATGGGACTTACAGGCTTCGGTGTGTTTTTCCTCTTCTTTGGAATGATCCTGTTTTTTGACAAAGCCCTCCTTGCAATAGGAAAT ATCTTGTTTGTGGCTGGCCTGTCATTTGTGATCGGTCTGGAGAGGACGTTCCGCTTCTTCTTCCAGAAACACAAGATGAAGGCCACCAGCTTCTTCCTGGGTGGAGTGTTGATCGTTCTTATAGGCTGGCCCATTGTGGGAGTGGTCCTGGAGGTCTATGGCTTCTTCCTTTTATTCAG GGGTTTCTTCCCAGTGGCAGTAGGCTTCATCAGAAGGATACCCATCCTGGGCTCCCTGCTAAACCTCCCATTCATCAGTGGG tttgTGGACAAAGTGGGAGAGAGCAACACCATGGTATAA